The following DNA comes from Plasmodium vivax chromosome 11, whole genome shotgun sequence.
CTGGTTTATGATGAATGCCAAATTTAAAGTTTCTCGAGCGTAATTTGTTAGGATATCAGCATGCTATATCCACATTACGTTgactaaatatttataaaaacttcTGATTTGAGAGCTTTTCTAATATTTATCCCTCACAAGaaatcttaaaaaatatgtctgATGATATATGGAATAAACTGAAAAGCACACGGTAGTGCAACTTGGTTATCTTGCTGCATCTATAATGACCACATTGCACAGCAGTGACGTAACTGTATTCATCTCTAAAATGGAAATTGCAATAGATGTTGTCTTTTTCGTGATATAATATTGCATCTTCTAAATTATCTCTCATTGCACAACACGTTTTTTGTTTGGAgtcacctttttaaaattctaaTATCTTCAGTactttgtatatttttacctttgcATTATTATGATAAACAAATAGTAATCTACtatatttgttttaactTCTGAAATTTGTTATCAAAAATTCAGTTGGAGCTTACCCTTCTTTGTTAGTTAATAACTATTTGGGataaataaacttatttttagtaAAGCTGTCGTATACACTATTTTTACATGGATTGATAAGGTAAACTGTATGGGTTCATAGGCATCATGGGGGATGGTAATCCAAATGGGCCACCCATGAAATCAGTTGGGACAAAATTGCTTAAATATCCacgtcttcttctccttctattgaaaatattaaaacagaaaaaacaaGATCTACActaagaaagaaaaagtaaaagatatgcatatatatgaattagacgtaatttataattgtacgtattttaaaacaataaattattaatgctgttttaaaatgttcatatttaaaaatatattttgtatttaccttatagaaaatgaaaaaaaagataagaCTAACTAtaccataaaaaaatggcgtgACATACTGCTTATACGCACTGGAGTTAATCATATTTGACAAGGATGGAAATGTATTAAGAAGAGATTCTAAATTTAATGGGCCAATTCCATTTTCCATTAAACCAGACAGAGACTGCATTAATACATTTGGAAGATCTGGTATGTGACTTAGACCTGGGATCATTGAGTTAGGGTTAAACCGTTGAAAATTTAGCTTTTCTGGCATAAACCCTTTATTATGAAGAATATTACTTGTTTCTCCTCCCTCACATGATAACATGTGCAATAACGTTCTAGGATTATATTCTGTATAATCTTTTACATATTTGTTGCAGTATTTATTCAAAACAGTTGAACATAATGCTTTAAACGCATGATATAGTTGAACACTTTCTGAAATATATGGGCAATAATTGTTTGGTTTTTCACCAGACGTagtaatttcatttttaattgtttcataattttcaaggtaatccaaaaaatatttcatatattttactaatggtattttaaaaagttcgGGTTTcggcatacatatataatcaGTATTATCAAATAATTCTTGATTAATAAGAGACTCccatacttttttaaattctgtAAAGAGAGCATAAATGTTTGCATTATTCGCTTTTCGACCTAAAAACATAGATAGTTGATCATGTAACCAATAATTCAAGTCATAACAATGCTTATCCAAAAAACTTCCGTTTTTACTATGTACATCTCtgaagtaaaatatatttgttatgaGTTGGGTGCAAATTGTTtgaattttttcgttttgagGTAATAGTGTGCTAAAATTCTTGCAACTATTAGAAATATCaacaacttttttattattcagctcaacataaaatttatccGAAGGTAAATGCTTTAAATTGGATTCTTTCATAATGAACACCTATAAGATATTTCATATTGTACTGtactttttggaaaataatgttTTGTCTTGTTTAATGAACtttataatgtaaataaaaaggatgaagggctcattatttaaaagaaaagaaataaaatgtgttaatCTATCAATTCACGAGGTTTCCTTCAAGTTTGAACATGTTCGTATTAGATTAAAAAGTAATACTTCCACGTTATTGAGTAAtccctttttacaaaaaaacaattaagcTACTTATCTGTGTTGTGTATTATAATatcaattttgcatataCATCAACAGTTggtaaaaagaaacaaaattttatattcattaatgagaaattaattatagtataaaaaattaaatacaaAACGATATGAATGATGAAACAAGCGTAATTGAAGGGCATGGTTTAAggattaataaaataatggaaCAAGAAAGCTATCTCATTCATCTTATTGATACAAAGACACGGACACACGTTTTAGAATTGAAAAGGGGAGTAGTACTCTTTTATAGCTTGCAGGATGgctcattaaaaaaaaaatgtaaatttacGGGGATTTTATTCAATGATATCACAAAATTGAGCtcaatgaaaataaaacaggcATATTTAATAAGTAATAATTTCGCATGatgtgtaaaatatatagggAAAAGAACatgggcacaaaaaatttaGGAATAAATTACAAATGCTATTCCTTTGGATGTTATATAAAGGTGATACACTTAAGTGACGAAATTATATTCGCAATATATCGAATGATTCTTCGCACAAAGATAAGAATTATGCTCTATATAACACCAAACATGATATTgttgcaaataaatatgtaagaGACTAAGTAGCAAACGACATGATGAATTCAAGACATACCTGTAAATACACACATGATAAATGTTACGCTTTATGAATAACATCTAACTATAAATAACTTCTTAAAGAGCACAAACCCTTGGAGGATTacgaataaatgaaaatgataaaattacaaggacgatatatttttttgtacgaTGCATAATTAAACGAGAAGATATAAATCTTTTGCATGAATGTTAcctaaaatgttatttaattTCTACGTTAATACTCAAAATAGGtacattaaagaaaaatgcatatacatgatcatattaacaaataaaaaaagaattacattTAAACAGGAACTACTAatagatgaagaaaaaaaaaataaatatatagaaaaataaatatacacttCTCAgttaatatgcaaaaaaacgcagcagTGCAGTGTAATGATAAATCATATAGTCTGTTTAAGAAATCTAAATAGCGATATGAATAGAAATTGAGATATATGTTGTCTTTGGCTATTTTAGAAAGTTCATTcagaaaaatgaaactaatttttgaaaaaatatgtacaattttAACCCAAAGCTATCCAATAATTGGATTAATTAAcattatttatgatataGATACTAATTTTACATCATTACATTATGATCGCGtcgtttatttattcttttcaaaaaaattactaaaacTAATTAATGTTCcacaaaaattaatgttAATTTCAAGGAATTAATtctttaaacaaaaatagcAACTCCTTTTGGGGAATATTATGTAACGTTTAACAATGTAGGCCTTCACTTCGTAAAAATCTTTAAGAAATTCGCGCCATATATGCATGTTAATAATTGTTACtatattgatatattttattttttattattttttcgacATCGGATTTCTTGcagtattttataaattttttgcaaaatatagaatttacatttttaaaatttatatattttatttatggcGATTTATCCTCAAGTTCATGCATTTTATGTACCCATGTcaatatcatttttgtatCCTTTCCATATAGAATGATAATTTGtagcttaaaaaaagtttcaatattttggtaaaaatttatcacttaaatggaaaaattcgATTGATTATTTATGTGATAAGAAACATATTCCAACGAATTGGTTTAGTGGTCGATTTCTGTTggatgttttattttttacaaataggGAAAATACCCAACATGTCATaccggcaaaaaaaaaaaaaaaagcacgtAATGACGctgtaaaatgtttttttaaaaaatattttaacttagcttaataggaaaaaatcaaTTATTAGTGTTAAAGTAATGAATACCAAAAAGTTTATTTCGTTTTAggttaaaaaagtaatattaaatatacaaaGGATTGCACACAATTGGGTTGAATTTAaaggtacatatatgtactgTTGGAAAAtcgttttaatatataaaatgttagAGGCATTCAAAGAACATGTAACGTTTATAAATTGTAACAAAATACATCACTATGTATCGATTTATTCTAATAAGGATAGAGCAAcacaatttttgcatatatattttttataactataAATCTTTAAATATACCATGCAATCATTGATACGTTAATTTGGTATCAAAaatgcaattaaaaaaaattagtggAACGAAATATTAGTTTGTACTCATATAATGTTTAACGAAACACATGAACTGTCAGTATTTCAACATTCACATAATCACGTTTCCCAATATTGAGGACtatatgcaaaattgatattattttcttctgttGCAACCGGAGATTCTGATAGTAGTAACctctctattttttctttcatgtCATTTCGTTTgtttctgtttttcttcGTAAAAAACATTCCTAAGGGAGTGAactatgaaaaaaaaaggcgtgtaataattattcatcataaataatcaaaatataaGTGCTTCTTTTAATGAAATGTGCTTGAGCTTACTTTAGTAAGGAGTGTCATCAACATAATAACTCCCGTGGGTGCTAAAGCCATTgtggcatattttttatataccaTCATTGGGTCTTCTTCATTAAGCATGCCAACGTCATTACCCGTGTCATATGATAATGTTTCTCCATTAGCTATATTTTCACCATTACCATGATTAGCCATTAACTGAGCTACTTCAGAGAAAAGATCATCGTCATATCGACCTGTAATTCGATTAGAAAATAATGGATgtgtattataatatattcccCGATGTGGCTGTGTTTCTTTCGTTAAGTAGACCCACTTCGAGGGataatcattattttttatattgcaactttttgaaaaatgcagtttgaaaaaaaattacatctTTGGAAGAATGTTTACCTTCACGTTTTGCTTGTAATACTTTACCTAAGAATTCGGTAAGACGTGAAAATCTTTCCTGGTTTGAATATGATTGCATATGTAGCTGGCCTTGCGTTCCTAAATGAACTTGTTGTCCATGTTCTAATACTTCTGGGAGTTTCACTCCTAGCTCTGTTAGTTTTTGCAGGAAAGACTCAGGAAATTGAGCAGCATCACCTATATGCGGAAATGTAGAATCACCAGCTTTTCCTATAGCTTGTGTTTCCTGAGATGTTACAAGGTTCATAACTTGTCTAACaaaatcttttatattttctacatTCAGAGAGGTACGTTGGGTATCATCACCGGCAGCACGATTTGCAGCAATGTGTATTCCATTATCTTGTCCTTCACTACAATGATTTATTCCATCAGCTGTTTTACCACAAGTACTTCTGCTACTAGGCACCCCACCGAGATCGTCTCCACTACCTATAGCTTCTTGATGAAGAGCATTAAAAGGAACACCTTCACCATAAGAAACTCCATTAATAAAAGTTGTTCCAGTAAGATGCCCATTAACAGCTTCTCTAGATGCAAGATCTGTGTCGACTTGGGCTGGATTATGAACTATTTTACCATCAACATCTTGAGCATAAGAAGGATTGTCTCTTATATGTTGAGCATTACCCAGTTGATCCTGAACAATTTTCGTTTCTAAAGTTTTTCTTTCAGATGTAGCAAATGCACCAGATTCCCCGGCATAGCTATTTTGTGCAGAATAACGACTCTGACCGCCACTTAATGCACTACTCGCGGACAGAGGTAAGGGCGATAAATGCTGTGTCTTAGTCTGTCCTAATTCAAAGGTACTAGAGGAATGACCAACATTGGGTTCTGATGCACCAACATGCATACTACTACTACGAGAATGCATTGTCCCTTCTCGGGGTTTCGAAACTACTTTTGCAAGTCTTGTTCTTTCACCTTCACCATAACTTGTGTCTTTCCCTAATGATACTTTCTCTTCAGGTTCTCTTATTCCAGGAGACACTATAACAGGCCCTGTTTGGGCTTTACCAACTACTCCTTTTGTTGGCACTGCTCCTCTATTACaatcaccatttttttcgcagtGACCTACTGTTGGACGCGTTGATGTAACAGGTTTCCTAAAACGATTTGCGTGATGGGGACGACATTGTTTTAATTCAGGACATTGTGTTATAAAATCATTTATTCGGTCTTCTTGAATAAATTTACCATGTAATGgatcatttttgcaataatAATTGAACTCATCATTTCTATGAAATATGTGTTGTCTTATACTATTACACTTTTGGCAAAAATTCCTTTGTCCATTTGGATGaaattcattaatttttttttcaatttcctctttatatttatgataaCTATCTGCGCACCAACGAGAGGTGTATTGTTTGTAAAGACTAGTGTAGTTGTTAGGTCCTCGAAACATTCGttccattaatttttataatatagaCTTTTGTTATGCTttgtttaattaaataaaatcagaatataatttatgtatatatagtCATATTTGCAACATggaggttatttttttccattattaCTATTCGGTAAGCACAAatagttataataataaaagctATAAATGTGTTTTAGCGTAACAATAgagtgttttaaaaaaatatatatatatcagaTTAAGTAATACAATTAATGcatatcattatttatagaAATAGCAtcaagaaaaagggaattgACTGATATGTGTTTAGGCATTTGTCACATCAGTATGTGTTAAATAAGTACATCATCAGTGGAAATGTGGCCAAATATGAGGTTTGAGAATTAAGTcgtaataaaatatgcataagcTTGTAAAGTCTAtatataccaaaaaaaaaacaagtaaAATAGCGAAGGGGTGATGTTACATTGAAAAGCATTGACAAGCGAAATAAAACTTGTTCTGGAAGTTGCtatttgcatatatgtgtaaaaaaaaaaaaatcattgaACTAGTAGTAAAATATAGCAAATAAATACCATATATATTTCCTCCTATAAAATCATAGACTAaataacacataaaaaaaaaaggggttcatgatttttcattataattttaatttaataatgtgCTTGCAATTCTTGTGtcgaataaatatattaataaaattactattttatCTTGGTATAGGTGTTAATATATTGATATTTTGCCCGaatcataatttatttattaacttatttacgcatatataaatttattatatttatgttttatacCATAAATTTATGGAACATATGAAAGGTGTCATCGCAAATATAGCCCATTATAATAAGTTGCATTTGTAATTCTACAGCtccttaaaaaagggaagtaattttattttttttgttatcccTTTGTTTATAGATGTAAATTGCACTTACAAAAGTAAGTTCTATTTCTTAAGTGATTCTCTATTAATTTTaagtaaataattataaggCTAACTTTGAATATTCTATACCTTTTGTagaagataaaatattttaacagtTAGGAAaggtatatataatgaattatttagTATTACTATTAGGTACATTAGTCGTTATTGTGTTCCAATggttttatcatttttactttatatatattcttagTGTtgttaattcattttaagaTGTTTTCTATGTGAAAAGTGATATGAGATCTTTATTTGATGATATGTCAAGCGCGATTTctgttatatttatagtGTGTTAACTCGGTGGCTAAAACGTAATAATCCTTTaaaggtttattttttatatatttacaacggaatatattatattgtgCACTATTCAGtatcttaaattttttggtaatttaATTTACAATTAGAGAGTACGTAAATTCCCTTTATAATGGTTAATATTATAGTTTATTTAAGGAaatgcatttgttttttttttgattctAAAATGAATTGATGAAATTTAagctatatttttaagaattgcTATATTATGCTAATTATGTGTTGGAATGTATGCACTTTAGGATGTCATGGTATTTCTACactttacataattttttgatgTTACATATACAGTGTTTTAATGaatcgttttattttaaaatatgatcaTTTATTGTCTTATACTAACATGTacaaagattttttttacactttatTATCGAAATAAAGgtgtaatatttattcaaattACGCATTTCTTATCATTCatagtacaaaaaaaaattacaatatgTATTGtactttcttaaaaataaattattgtaaGGAAGCAATTTGCCGAgataattcaaaataaaacattcttataaatatttatggtGTAAAATTATCTTAATGCGTTATATGCaaactatattttttggaattcACGAATTCTGCTAGTTAATATGAGTCTTCTTTTTCGCAATAGTTATTATTCCTTCGTATTTACTTTTCCActgttataatatttatgacCATAACGAGTATATTAAAGAAGGGTCCCAAAAAAAGGCCCACGCGAAGACTATATAACATTAATGtaaaagaataaacaaaCGCACGTTTCATAGAATGATTATATAACATTCTTCTGTAATGAAAgaaagtttttatttaaataaatgaagtCTTATTTTACATTGTGAATATAATTgaacaattaaaataaaatgataaaatatttacatacacTTTTgggaaacgaaaaataatattctaTATAATGTATGTTCTAATTATAgctataatttattttaatatacacTGCtgaatgtaaataaaatgatacatTCCTGAAAATGTACTTAAGACTCTGcaatattattgtatatcTTATAATATAACACTTTTGTATTCCCAATTAGAATAGCATATTGAGAAAAAACATAAGAATTTTCTAttagttattttattaataattttgtagTTACGATTTGTTTAGCGTTTtattgattatataaaaagaaagaaaaaatatttgaaaagtaatatataaaaaaattataatgtaattGTTCAATTAGACTATTATTTATACTGCTAATAACAAAGGTTGGATAAACGCAggtttgtaaaataatatgcaGATTACGTCAATATGCTGCTAAGTCTGCAGCCATATATTTCTTCTGTTAGAAATTTAGagctttttcccccattcaaaatgagaaagtttatttttttttataaaaaggcatgttgtaaaaaatagtaCGGtggtatgtatttatttttaatgttgctaatataaagaaagtatttatcatttaagGCGAAGTAAATATTGAAACaggtaaaatttaaaaattgtctaaatattaaattgaaCAGAAATATGAATGGAAAAGCTCATTTTGcagttatataattttaaaaagtaatgaAACCATGGagtaatatatacaataaaattgcgaaatatacatttttaggaCTACCCaataatttcatttgttgtataatatataagacatattttttatcattttcgttattttaatatttaaaataattttatttaatgttaGATAGGATTATCCCCTGCTTATGTTACGAGGTAAGTGCTGGAGGAAAATAGACATCACTAACTGAAGTgctaaataatttaatatatcgCAACTgcgttattatatataaataaattttctgtTTAGAATATTTAACAaggtaaattataaaatttataatacattacaaaaattaaaaatgccttttatataatattacaggcataattatataatacatatattaattaaatatttaaaatgttactACATGGGTtgtaaaattatgtatatttttagtatttAATTTTGGTAATTTCATTCTGTTATTGTGATAATTAAAAGAACGGTGCCTTTATTATTCAAATAGCACAGGATACTTTGatctaaaatattattaaataataatgtcCCCCAAAGTTTtctcatttataattttagtaTAACGTAAACGATTAAATagatatatagatatatgaTTAGttctttttctaaattatatactctaattcttattaaaaaaggCTTATGATATTCcgtttacatataataagttaaaaaagaatggcGCAACCGAGTAACGCAGATTTGGTATGTACATAATCTTTATAGCATTATTTATGCCttactttttattatgcTATTCGTTTCGCTtggagcaaaatgaaaatgtctTTTGTTGGAACTATGATTTTAATGCTTccgtaataatttttttgttttccattttaggAGAAGGCTTTACAGGACTTAAAacttaataatatatatgaaactTTCTTTGTAAAGAATAAAACATCTAAATTTGATAGTTTATGTAGCACATTGAGTagtcatgaaaaaaaatatgcaggtGTCAAAGAACTTTGCAGTAAATTAGTGcttttttcagaaaaaatagctgaacataaaaatgcaacAGAACGTATCAACTATTGTAGTTATTTGCCCTACTGGTTATATGGTGAAGtagggaaaatatataaagaaaaaccGTC
Coding sequences within:
- a CDS encoding variable surface protein Vir4-related (encoded by transcript PVX_124710A); translated protein: MKESNLKHLPSDKFYVELNNKKVVDISNSCKNFSTLLPQNEKIQTICTQLITNIFYFRDVHSKNGSFLDKHCYDLNYWLHDQLSMFLGRKANNANIYALFTEFKKVWESLINQELFDNTDYICMPKPELFKIPLVKYMKYFLDYLENYETIKNEITTSGEKPNNYCPYISESVQLYHAFKALCSTVLNKYCNKYVKDYTEYNPRTLLHMLSCEGGETSNILHNKGFMPEKLNFQRFNPNSMIPGLSHIPDLPNVLMQSLSGLMENGIGPLNLESLLNTFPSLSNMINSSAYKHVDLVFSVLIFSIEGEEDVDI